A region from the Catellatospora sp. TT07R-123 genome encodes:
- a CDS encoding ABC transporter ATP-binding protein, which translates to MTLLEIDAVHVEHKPRGRAPVRAVAGVDLSVAPGQIVGLVGESGCGKSSLARVAAGLTPPSAGQVRYAGRPVTPLGWRRRNADEVGLQMVFQNPYASLNPRRAVGDQLLDGVPAEVAGPARRARVAELLDRVGMPATAASRYPHQFSGGQRQRLAIARALAPQPRVIIADEPVTALDASSQAQVVNLLVGLVRELGMGMLFISHDLALVHEIADVTAVMYLGKIVETAPTRRLWEQPLHPYTRALIDAVPRISAQPVLPSTLAGEVPDPANAPAGCRFAPRCPHAFDRCAEAPPTVATGPSAAVACWLHQLQPQPAHL; encoded by the coding sequence GTGACGCTGCTGGAGATCGACGCCGTACACGTCGAGCACAAGCCGCGCGGCCGGGCGCCCGTTCGGGCCGTGGCCGGGGTAGACCTGAGCGTGGCGCCGGGGCAGATCGTGGGGCTGGTCGGGGAGTCCGGGTGCGGCAAGTCGTCGCTGGCCCGGGTCGCGGCCGGGCTCACCCCGCCCAGCGCCGGGCAGGTCCGCTACGCCGGACGCCCGGTCACCCCGCTGGGCTGGCGCCGCCGCAACGCCGACGAGGTGGGGTTGCAGATGGTGTTCCAGAACCCGTACGCCTCGCTCAACCCGCGCCGCGCCGTCGGCGACCAGCTGCTCGACGGCGTGCCGGCCGAAGTCGCCGGCCCGGCCCGGCGCGCCCGCGTCGCCGAACTGCTCGACCGGGTCGGCATGCCCGCCACCGCCGCGAGCCGCTACCCGCACCAGTTCTCCGGCGGGCAGCGCCAGCGGCTGGCCATCGCCCGCGCCCTGGCCCCGCAGCCCCGCGTGATCATCGCCGACGAGCCGGTCACCGCCCTGGACGCCTCGTCGCAGGCGCAGGTGGTGAACCTGCTGGTCGGGCTGGTCCGGGAACTGGGCATGGGGATGCTGTTCATCTCGCACGACCTGGCCCTGGTGCACGAGATCGCCGACGTCACCGCGGTCATGTACCTCGGGAAGATCGTCGAGACGGCGCCGACCCGCCGGTTGTGGGAACAGCCGCTCCACCCGTACACCCGTGCTCTGATCGACGCTGTGCCCCGTATCAGCGCGCAGCCCGTGCTCCCGTCGACCCTGGCCGGTGAGGTCCCCGACCCGGCCAACGCCCCGGCCGGATGCCGGTTCGCCCCGCGCTGCCCGCACGCCTTCGACCGCTGCGCCGAAGCCCCGCCCACCGTCGCGACCGGACCGTCGGCCGCCGTCGCCTGCTGGCTGCACCAGCTCCAGCCCCAGCCCGCCCACCTGTAA
- a CDS encoding ABC transporter ATP-binding protein, which produces MGALLDIDRLAVALPGPRGPLPILHDVSLTVGEGELVGIAGESGCGKSMTAQTVLGLLPPGAKVSGSARFDGDELLTLDRKGWQRVRGRGIAMVFQDPTAALHPMLTVGTQLTEHMRIHLRMGRKAAERRAVDLLDQVRLPDPERALHAYPHQFSGGMRQRVAIASALAAQPRLLIADEPTTALDVTVQAGILALLDRLRRETGLAVAFITHDLGVLSALTARSYVFYAGRVVEAGPTGALLTEPRHPYTAALLGARPHGGQTGVALTPIPGSPPAPGELPPGCAFSPRCAHVRDECRSGVPPLHPAGPDRTSACVIRTELEVAA; this is translated from the coding sequence ATGGGCGCACTCCTCGACATCGACCGCCTCGCCGTGGCCCTGCCCGGACCCCGCGGACCCCTGCCGATCCTGCACGACGTCTCCCTCACCGTGGGGGAGGGCGAGCTCGTCGGCATCGCGGGGGAGAGCGGCTGCGGCAAGAGCATGACCGCCCAGACCGTCCTCGGGCTGCTCCCGCCCGGCGCGAAGGTGTCCGGCTCGGCCCGTTTCGACGGCGACGAGCTGCTCACCCTGGACCGCAAGGGCTGGCAGCGGGTACGCGGCCGCGGCATCGCGATGGTGTTCCAGGACCCCACCGCCGCCCTGCACCCCATGCTCACCGTCGGCACCCAGCTCACCGAGCACATGCGCATCCACTTGCGCATGGGCCGCAAGGCCGCCGAGCGCCGCGCCGTCGACCTGCTCGACCAGGTGCGCCTGCCCGACCCCGAACGCGCCCTGCACGCCTACCCGCACCAGTTCTCCGGCGGCATGCGCCAGCGCGTCGCGATCGCCAGCGCACTGGCCGCCCAGCCCCGGCTGCTCATCGCCGACGAGCCCACGACGGCGCTGGACGTCACCGTCCAGGCCGGCATCCTGGCGCTGCTGGACCGGCTGCGCCGCGAGACCGGCCTGGCCGTCGCGTTCATCACCCACGACCTGGGCGTGCTCAGCGCCCTGACCGCCCGCAGCTACGTGTTCTACGCCGGACGCGTCGTCGAGGCCGGGCCCACGGGAGCGCTGCTCACCGAGCCCCGGCACCCGTACACGGCCGCGCTGCTGGGCGCCCGGCCGCACGGCGGCCAGACCGGCGTGGCGCTCACCCCGATCCCGGGCAGCCCGCCCGCGCCCGGCGAGCTGCCGCCCGGCTGCGCGTTCAGCCCCCGCTGCGCCCACGTGCGCGACGAGTGCCGCAGCGGCGTGCCGCCCCTGCACCCGGCAGGCCCCGACCGCACGTCGGCCTGCGTGATCCGTACCGAGCTGGAGGTGGCCGCGTGA
- a CDS encoding ABC transporter permease produces the protein MTSLAHTDPKAAKPLNRRRWLRRVRGATAGRPIWRQPVTVAALAILAAWLLIALAAPLIAPHDPIAQSADTYQPPGGAHWFGTDSLGRDVFSRVVYGARLSIPLALAIVALALLLGGLLGLVAGYVGRFLDEAVMRLTDLVFAFPQIILAMAVTAAFGPSTGNAILALVIVSWPVYARVIRSAVLTIRGEDYLSASRLLGVGPITTLRRDVLPNSVGPAIVLATLELGNAVLLLAALSFLGLGPRPPAAEWGSMVALGAQDLSMWWVSVFPGLAILTVVLAFNVLGDALRDRLDPRYMNGR, from the coding sequence ATGACCAGCCTCGCCCACACCGACCCCAAGGCCGCCAAGCCCCTGAACCGCCGCCGCTGGCTGCGCCGGGTACGCGGCGCCACCGCCGGCCGCCCGATCTGGCGTCAGCCGGTCACCGTCGCCGCCCTCGCGATCCTCGCCGCCTGGCTGCTGATCGCCCTGGCCGCGCCGCTGATCGCCCCGCACGACCCCATCGCGCAGAGCGCCGACACCTACCAGCCGCCCGGCGGCGCCCACTGGTTCGGCACCGACTCCCTGGGCCGCGACGTGTTCAGCCGAGTCGTCTACGGCGCCCGCCTGTCCATCCCGCTCGCCCTGGCCATCGTCGCGCTCGCGCTGCTGCTCGGCGGCCTGCTCGGGCTGGTCGCCGGATACGTCGGCCGCTTCCTGGACGAGGCCGTGATGCGGCTGACCGACCTGGTGTTCGCGTTCCCGCAGATCATCCTCGCCATGGCCGTCACCGCCGCGTTCGGGCCCAGCACCGGCAACGCGATCCTGGCCCTGGTCATCGTCTCCTGGCCGGTGTACGCCCGGGTCATCCGCAGCGCCGTGCTCACCATCCGCGGCGAGGACTACCTCAGCGCCTCCCGGCTGCTCGGCGTCGGCCCGATCACCACCCTGCGCCGCGACGTGCTGCCCAACAGCGTCGGCCCCGCCATCGTGCTGGCCACCCTCGAACTCGGCAACGCCGTACTGCTGCTGGCCGCCCTGTCGTTCCTCGGCCTCGGCCCGCGGCCGCCCGCCGCCGAATGGGGCTCGATGGTCGCGCTGGGCGCCCAGGACCTGTCCATGTGGTGGGTCAGCGTCTTCCCGGGCCTGGCCATCCTCACCGTGGTGCTGGCCTTCAACGTCCTCGGCGACGCGCTGCGCGACCGCCTCGACCCCCGCTACATGAACGGACGCTGA
- a CDS encoding ABC transporter permease translates to MLAYLAKRLVITAGLLLGVTVLTFGLVQVVPGDPVTANLSDQALNDPAAVAAFRAKWGLDQPVYLQYWHYLQHLLTGDLGTSQQTGRAVAEDLLHYVPATMELAIPTMLLALLLGTGIGMLAAVRNGRITDQLIRVGALLGLSTPPFWLSLVVLYLFFYQLGLSPSGGRLSPGFTPPDTVTGMYTVDAALSGQWDLAWDAAQHLVLPVLVLTCLTVAILVRFVRSSMLEVLQHDYIKAAYAKGLPTSLVLRRHLLRAGLVPVITVSGLAFASLLSGTVLVENIFGWPGLGQYAYRSASALDLPAILGASLFVALVYTLVNLAVDLLYGLIDPRIRLQ, encoded by the coding sequence ATGCTGGCGTACCTGGCCAAGCGGCTGGTGATCACCGCCGGGCTGCTGCTCGGCGTCACCGTCCTGACGTTCGGGCTGGTCCAGGTCGTGCCCGGCGACCCGGTCACCGCGAACCTGTCCGACCAGGCCCTCAACGACCCGGCCGCCGTCGCGGCGTTCCGCGCCAAGTGGGGCCTGGACCAGCCCGTATACCTCCAGTACTGGCACTACCTCCAGCACCTGCTCACCGGCGACCTCGGCACCTCCCAGCAGACCGGCCGCGCCGTGGCCGAGGACCTGCTGCACTACGTGCCCGCCACCATGGAACTGGCCATCCCGACCATGCTGCTGGCGCTGCTGCTCGGCACCGGCATCGGCATGCTCGCCGCGGTCCGCAACGGCCGGATCACCGACCAGCTCATCCGCGTCGGGGCCCTGCTCGGCCTGTCCACCCCGCCGTTCTGGCTGTCGCTGGTCGTGCTGTACCTGTTCTTCTACCAGCTCGGACTGTCACCCAGCGGCGGACGCCTGTCCCCGGGCTTCACCCCGCCCGACACCGTCACCGGCATGTACACCGTCGACGCCGCCCTGTCCGGGCAGTGGGACCTGGCCTGGGACGCCGCCCAGCACCTCGTCCTGCCGGTGCTGGTGCTGACCTGCCTCACCGTGGCGATCCTGGTCCGGTTCGTGCGCTCCTCGATGCTGGAGGTGCTCCAGCACGACTACATCAAGGCCGCGTACGCCAAGGGCCTGCCCACCAGCCTCGTGCTGCGCCGCCACCTGCTGCGCGCCGGCCTCGTCCCCGTCATCACCGTCTCCGGCCTGGCCTTCGCGTCGCTGCTGTCGGGCACGGTGCTGGTCGAGAACATCTTCGGCTGGCCGGGCCTGGGCCAGTACGCCTACCGCAGCGCCAGCGCGCTGGACCTGCCCGCGATCCTCGGCGCCAGCCTGTTCGTGGCCCTGGTCTACACGCTGGTCAACCTCGCCGTCGACCTGCTGTACGGACTCATCGACCCCAGGATCCGGTTGCAATGA
- a CDS encoding ABC transporter substrate-binding protein, protein MSVNPRRLRAAALALAAITTASATAACTAGSGGGNAAGGSDTLTVDTSFVIKTLDPGRVYEATGVTATHALYDTLLTFKGSDVSKPVPELAESYEASADAKTFTFKLRDGVKFSDGTPLTADDVVFSLNRLKNVKASPAVMVTDLTASKTDDKTVVVTSAQPNPNVPVVLAMSATGVVNSKVAKANGATDGADAASADTAQQFFDKSSAGSGPYVLKSYDPSSQVVLEANPNYWGTKPKFHRVVLRNMDVQTQKLTMSRATAAEVSLDISGKLLDGLPDTLLTSGVQDTIYYLILNADPAVSPVTSNPKFRQALRASIDYQGVAALYGKGAGPGAGLVAPAFPGTLPAGEEGKRDITLAKQLLAEAGLTNPTVKFTYPTITYRGVDLGTVATKVQGDAAEAGITLELNPQPLTSFLDVMRSGKMAMGFSPQSLNYPVADSLVNNMAPGAGSALRAGWTVERADPAVVAAGQKVVSTLDPAARAEAMKDWQRLMNQHSPYLVIANNSGMNVATADLTGVEYTPAGWQIDLAAIGTR, encoded by the coding sequence ATGTCGGTGAACCCCCGCCGACTCCGCGCCGCAGCGCTCGCGCTCGCCGCGATCACCACCGCCTCCGCCACCGCCGCCTGCACCGCCGGCAGCGGCGGCGGCAACGCCGCGGGCGGCAGCGACACCCTGACGGTCGACACCTCGTTCGTCATCAAGACCCTCGACCCGGGCCGGGTGTACGAGGCGACCGGCGTCACCGCCACCCACGCCCTCTACGACACCCTGCTCACGTTCAAGGGCTCCGACGTCAGCAAGCCCGTGCCGGAGCTCGCCGAGTCGTACGAGGCCTCCGCCGACGCCAAGACGTTCACGTTCAAGCTCCGCGACGGCGTGAAGTTCTCCGACGGCACCCCGCTGACCGCCGACGACGTCGTCTTCTCGCTCAACCGGCTGAAGAACGTCAAGGCCAGCCCCGCGGTCATGGTCACCGACCTGACCGCGAGCAAGACCGACGACAAGACCGTCGTGGTCACCTCCGCCCAGCCCAACCCCAACGTCCCGGTCGTGCTGGCCATGTCGGCCACCGGCGTCGTCAACTCGAAGGTCGCCAAGGCCAACGGCGCCACCGACGGCGCCGACGCGGCCTCGGCCGACACCGCCCAGCAGTTCTTCGACAAGAGCTCCGCCGGCAGCGGCCCGTACGTCCTGAAGTCCTACGACCCGTCCTCGCAGGTCGTGCTGGAGGCCAACCCGAACTACTGGGGCACCAAGCCCAAGTTCCACCGGGTGGTGCTGCGCAACATGGACGTGCAGACCCAGAAGCTGACCATGTCCCGGGCCACCGCCGCCGAGGTGTCGCTGGACATCTCCGGCAAGCTGCTCGACGGGCTGCCCGACACCCTGCTGACCTCGGGCGTCCAGGACACCATCTACTACCTCATCCTCAACGCCGACCCGGCCGTGTCGCCGGTGACGTCGAACCCGAAGTTCCGCCAGGCACTGCGGGCCTCGATCGACTACCAGGGCGTCGCGGCGCTGTACGGCAAGGGCGCCGGCCCCGGCGCCGGACTGGTCGCCCCCGCGTTCCCGGGCACCCTGCCCGCGGGCGAGGAGGGCAAGCGCGACATCACCCTGGCCAAGCAGCTGCTGGCCGAGGCCGGGCTGACCAACCCGACGGTGAAGTTCACCTACCCGACGATCACCTACCGCGGCGTCGACCTCGGCACGGTCGCCACCAAGGTGCAGGGCGACGCCGCCGAGGCCGGGATCACCCTGGAGCTCAACCCGCAGCCGCTGACCTCGTTCCTGGACGTGATGCGCAGCGGCAAGATGGCGATGGGCTTCAGCCCGCAGAGCCTCAACTACCCGGTCGCCGACTCGCTGGTCAACAACATGGCACCCGGGGCCGGCAGCGCCCTGCGTGCCGGCTGGACCGTCGAGCGGGCCGACCCGGCCGTCGTCGCCGCAGGCCAGAAGGTCGTGTCCACCCTGGACCCGGCCGCCCGCGCCGAGGCGATGAAGGACTGGCAGCGGCTGATGAACCAGCACTCGCCGTACCTCGTGATCGCCAACAACTCCGGCATGAACGTCGCCACCGCCGACCTCACCGGGGTCGAGTACACCCCGGCGGGCTGGCAGATCGACCTCGCCGCGATCGGTACCAGGTAA
- a CDS encoding cupin domain-containing protein, with product MLGDRLRELRQQHGYTLRQLAAEADVSSALLSQIENGATDPSLSTLRKLARVFDTSIAMLFSEPDAPAVYISRPGARSRLAAPPGQISYDRLTPGRGDLEVLQADLAPGDASSAQPWSHPSTECAIVLAGTVTAEIGGSTYQLATGESVTFDSRLPHRYLNTSDEPARLVIAVTPPTP from the coding sequence ATGCTCGGCGACCGGCTCCGTGAGCTGCGCCAGCAGCACGGCTATACGCTGCGCCAGCTGGCCGCCGAAGCCGACGTGTCTTCGGCTCTGCTTAGCCAGATTGAAAACGGGGCGACCGACCCGAGCCTGTCGACCCTGCGCAAACTCGCCCGGGTGTTCGACACCTCGATCGCGATGCTGTTCAGCGAACCCGACGCCCCGGCGGTGTACATCAGCCGCCCCGGCGCCCGCAGCCGCCTGGCGGCACCGCCCGGCCAGATCTCCTACGACCGGCTCACCCCCGGCCGCGGCGACCTGGAGGTGCTCCAGGCCGACCTCGCCCCCGGTGACGCCAGCTCCGCCCAGCCCTGGTCGCACCCGTCCACCGAGTGCGCCATCGTGCTGGCCGGCACGGTCACCGCCGAGATCGGCGGCAGCACGTACCAGCTGGCCACCGGCGAGTCCGTCACGTTCGACTCCCGGCTGCCGCACCGCTACCTCAACACCAGCGACGAACCGGCCCGCCTGGTCATCGCGGTGACCCCGCCGACCCCCTAA
- a CDS encoding dihydrodipicolinate synthase family protein, translating into MDRDSVDWHGYIPAVTTPFTATGDLDLAAWAAQLDWLADQQMHGIVVAGTTGEWFSLTEHERADLFTAAAKQVGDRMTVLGGCNAYTAAEAIRHARAAQAAGLHGILLTPPPYVVPSREEILAFYREVSEAVDLPLCVYNWPRGTGVDLDTDLLSRLADLPTVVAVKNSTPDFGGFVRGLVALRHRVRYFGIPTSETGIELLTRIGGDGLMGAGAVLGADHPGFFRAVADGDLDRARRLGARDRVLMETWFGADYGARFASAQAILKHALTLRGVPAGHVRRPLLPLTADQQARVRATLAELDLI; encoded by the coding sequence ATGGACCGCGACAGCGTCGACTGGCACGGCTACATCCCCGCCGTCACCACCCCGTTCACCGCCACCGGCGACCTCGACCTCGCCGCCTGGGCCGCCCAGCTCGACTGGCTGGCCGACCAGCAGATGCACGGCATCGTCGTCGCGGGCACCACCGGCGAGTGGTTCAGCCTCACTGAACACGAGCGCGCCGACCTGTTCACCGCCGCCGCGAAGCAGGTCGGCGACCGGATGACCGTGCTCGGCGGCTGCAACGCCTACACCGCCGCCGAGGCGATCCGCCACGCCCGCGCCGCCCAGGCCGCCGGGCTGCACGGCATCCTGCTCACCCCGCCTCCGTACGTCGTGCCCAGCCGCGAGGAGATCCTCGCCTTCTACCGCGAGGTCTCCGAGGCCGTCGACCTCCCGCTGTGCGTCTACAACTGGCCCCGCGGCACCGGCGTCGACCTGGACACCGACCTGCTGTCCCGGCTCGCCGACCTGCCCACCGTCGTCGCGGTCAAGAACTCCACCCCCGACTTCGGCGGCTTCGTCCGGGGCCTGGTCGCGCTGCGGCACCGGGTCCGCTACTTCGGCATCCCCACCAGCGAGACCGGCATCGAGCTGCTCACCCGTATCGGCGGCGACGGCCTCATGGGTGCCGGAGCCGTCCTCGGCGCCGACCACCCCGGCTTCTTCCGGGCCGTCGCCGACGGCGACCTCGACCGGGCCCGCCGCCTCGGCGCCCGCGACCGGGTCCTGATGGAGACCTGGTTCGGCGCCGACTACGGCGCCAGGTTCGCCAGCGCCCAGGCGATCCTCAAGCACGCCCTGACGCTGCGCGGCGTCCCGGCCGGGCACGTCCGCCGCCCCCTGCTGCCGCTGACCGCCGACCAGCAGGCCCGGGTCCGGGCCACACTGGCCGAGCTCGACCTGATCTGA
- a CDS encoding FAD-binding oxidoreductase produces the protein MARYDTAVVGGGLLGCAVAWHLAKAGTRVLLVEKDQLNRHASGQNAGSLHFQLEYRMVEHGDDAARLAARALPLHLDAMRTWAGLETALGLPCGVAQRGGLMLAETPAQVAALDRKAALEREYGLDVDVLEGTRLRELAPYLADSVRAAAHLPGEGKANPRLVTPAFARAAADHGAELRTGHRVTALHRDGGRWHLTGSDGRTDTADTVVLAAGVWTTELAAMADVRLPAFPVGLTMSATARTTALLPHLIQHVGRRLSMKQTAEGNILLGGGWPAKLVTRGGRVDLDRNPELRYESLTGNADAARVVPAVMGLPVIRSWTGMTTLTPDQLPLLGAVPRRPGLYTATGGSAFTLGPTYARLLAATVLGTEPDLPLDDYSPARFGALNFV, from the coding sequence ATGGCCCGCTACGACACCGCGGTCGTCGGCGGCGGGCTGCTCGGCTGCGCCGTCGCCTGGCACCTGGCCAAAGCCGGCACCCGTGTCCTGCTCGTCGAGAAGGACCAGCTCAACCGGCACGCCTCCGGCCAGAACGCGGGCAGCCTGCACTTCCAGCTCGAATACCGCATGGTCGAGCACGGCGACGACGCCGCCCGGCTGGCCGCCCGCGCGCTGCCGCTGCACCTGGACGCCATGCGCACCTGGGCCGGGCTCGAAACCGCGCTCGGGCTGCCGTGCGGCGTCGCCCAGCGCGGCGGGCTGATGCTCGCCGAGACCCCCGCGCAGGTCGCCGCCCTGGACCGCAAAGCCGCCCTGGAACGCGAGTACGGCCTCGACGTCGACGTGCTGGAAGGCACCCGGCTGCGGGAGCTGGCGCCATACCTCGCCGACAGTGTCCGGGCCGCCGCCCACCTGCCCGGCGAGGGCAAGGCCAACCCGCGGCTGGTCACCCCGGCGTTCGCTCGCGCCGCCGCCGACCACGGCGCCGAGCTGCGCACCGGCCACCGCGTCACCGCGCTGCACCGCGACGGCGGGCGCTGGCACCTGACCGGCTCCGACGGCCGCACCGACACCGCCGACACCGTCGTGCTGGCCGCCGGGGTGTGGACCACCGAACTGGCCGCGATGGCCGACGTCCGGCTGCCCGCGTTCCCGGTCGGGCTGACCATGAGCGCCACCGCCCGCACCACCGCCCTGCTGCCGCACCTGATCCAGCACGTCGGGCGGAGGCTGTCGATGAAGCAGACCGCCGAGGGCAACATCCTGCTCGGCGGCGGCTGGCCCGCCAAACTGGTCACCCGCGGCGGCCGCGTCGACCTCGACCGCAACCCGGAGCTGCGCTACGAGTCGCTGACCGGCAACGCCGACGCGGCCCGCGTCGTGCCCGCCGTCATGGGCCTGCCCGTCATCCGCTCGTGGACGGGCATGACCACGCTGACCCCCGACCAGCTGCCGCTGCTCGGGGCGGTGCCCCGCCGCCCCGGCCTGTACACCGCCACCGGCGGCTCGGCGTTCACGCTGGGGCCGACCTACGCCCGGCTGCTGGCCGCGACCGTGCTCGGCACCGAGCCCGACCTGCCGCTGGACGACTACTCCCCCGCCCGGTTTGGAGCGCTGAACTTTGTCTGA
- a CDS encoding (2Fe-2S)-binding protein, which translates to MSETAVRTALDRPGPVTIDVDGEPVTAYPGESLATALLAAGRRATGATASGAARAPYCNMGACFECVVTVDGQPFQRSCQVRVRPGLTVRTGAPR; encoded by the coding sequence TTGTCTGAGACCGCCGTCCGCACCGCTCTGGACCGCCCCGGCCCCGTCACCATCGACGTCGACGGCGAGCCGGTCACCGCGTACCCCGGGGAATCCCTGGCCACCGCGCTGCTGGCCGCCGGGCGCCGCGCCACCGGCGCCACCGCCTCGGGCGCGGCGCGGGCGCCGTACTGCAACATGGGCGCCTGCTTCGAATGCGTCGTCACCGTCGACGGCCAGCCCTTCCAGCGCTCCTGCCAGGTCCGGGTCCGGCCCGGCCTGACCGTGCGGACCGGGGCGCCGCGATGA
- a CDS encoding NAD(P)/FAD-dependent oxidoreductase — protein MSGQPDVVVVGAGPAGLAAAATLGRHGARVLVVDEQQRPGGQIYRQPPVGFTRSGRQAGAGRALLAEAAAAPNVDWLPDATAWGVFGTRAGLDDYAGPAPALGRLRIGVHTPDGGRVLEPAALLLTAGAYDLPVPFPGWTLPGVLTAGGVQAFVKAQGLLPGRRFVLAGGHPLLLVVAAQLVAAGAAVAEVAFSQRPRALVPGPRAVPAALGNLGKLAEGAAALRTLRRARVPVRFGTVIRSAAGDGALDTVILSRVDAAGAPVPGTERTVACDVLAVGYGFVPSTELARQAGCAVAWRHAEGGWVVEHDDWLRTSVPGVSAAGELTGVAGAEQAEVEGRLAAYGTLQDLGLLDPARAATLSRPVRRLLARRRRFTTAVLSRFAPDPALLSALVTDDTTLCRCEEVRAGDIRRALTEHPHLGTANAVKLLTRAGMGLCQGRSCAPGVCRFVAEQTGRTPEQVGTFTAQAPVKPVPLAALAADRP, from the coding sequence ATGAGCGGGCAGCCCGACGTCGTCGTGGTCGGCGCGGGCCCGGCCGGGCTGGCCGCAGCCGCGACGCTCGGCCGCCACGGCGCGCGGGTGCTCGTGGTCGACGAGCAGCAGCGGCCCGGCGGGCAGATCTACCGGCAGCCGCCGGTCGGGTTCACCCGCTCCGGCAGGCAGGCCGGGGCCGGGCGGGCGCTGCTGGCCGAAGCCGCGGCGGCGCCGAACGTGGACTGGCTGCCCGACGCCACCGCGTGGGGCGTCTTCGGCACCCGCGCCGGGCTCGACGACTACGCCGGACCGGCCCCGGCCCTCGGCCGCCTCCGCATCGGCGTGCACACCCCCGACGGCGGGCGGGTGCTGGAACCGGCAGCGCTGCTGCTCACGGCGGGCGCGTACGACCTGCCGGTCCCGTTCCCCGGCTGGACGCTGCCCGGCGTGCTCACCGCAGGCGGCGTCCAGGCCTTCGTGAAGGCACAGGGGCTGCTGCCGGGACGCCGGTTCGTGCTGGCCGGCGGGCACCCGCTGCTGCTGGTCGTCGCCGCCCAGCTCGTCGCCGCCGGAGCCGCCGTCGCGGAGGTCGCCTTCAGCCAGCGGCCCCGTGCCCTGGTGCCGGGTCCGCGCGCCGTGCCCGCCGCGCTCGGCAACCTCGGCAAGCTGGCCGAGGGCGCCGCCGCGCTGCGCACCCTGCGGCGCGCCCGGGTGCCGGTCCGGTTCGGCACCGTGATCCGGTCCGCCGCCGGCGACGGCGCCCTCGACACCGTCATCCTGTCCAGGGTGGACGCGGCCGGGGCACCCGTGCCCGGCACCGAGCGGACCGTGGCGTGCGACGTGCTCGCGGTCGGGTACGGCTTCGTCCCGTCCACCGAGCTGGCCCGCCAGGCCGGGTGCGCGGTGGCGTGGCGGCACGCCGAGGGCGGCTGGGTCGTCGAGCACGACGACTGGCTGCGCACCAGCGTGCCCGGGGTCAGCGCCGCCGGGGAGCTGACCGGGGTCGCCGGCGCGGAGCAGGCCGAGGTGGAGGGGCGGCTGGCCGCGTACGGGACGCTCCAGGACCTCGGGCTGCTGGACCCCGCCCGCGCCGCGACCCTGTCCCGCCCGGTACGCAGGCTGCTGGCCCGGCGGCGGCGCTTCACCACCGCCGTGCTGAGCCGGTTCGCGCCCGACCCGGCGCTGCTCAGCGCGCTGGTCACCGACGACACGACACTGTGCCGGTGCGAGGAGGTCCGCGCCGGTGACATCCGCCGGGCGCTGACCGAGCACCCGCACCTGGGCACCGCCAACGCGGTCAAGCTGCTGACCCGCGCGGGCATGGGCCTGTGCCAGGGCCGCTCCTGCGCCCCCGGGGTCTGCCGCTTCGTCGCCGAGCAGACCGGGCGCACGCCCGAGCAGGTGGGCACCTTCACCGCCCAGGCGCCGGTCAAGCCGGTGCCGCTGGCGGCCCTGGCTGCCGACCGCCCGTGA
- a CDS encoding MarR family winged helix-turn-helix transcriptional regulator: MTERFGSRNVRLSLVARQTEPPSERAAVLRELITALQESSVESDVLVDVFARAHALHRSDLNAVMWITSAARDGHPLTAGELAAKLGLGASATTSLIDRLETSGHVDRVRDPHDRRRVTLAVRPSAQQMAVDFFQPLRTRIEAALDGRDTKELQLAADILRAMTTAIVDSREAARQAGAAG, encoded by the coding sequence ATGACCGAAAGGTTCGGTAGTCGAAATGTTAGACTGTCGCTCGTGGCCCGGCAAACCGAACCCCCCTCCGAGCGCGCAGCGGTGCTGCGGGAGCTCATCACGGCGCTGCAGGAGAGCAGCGTCGAGAGCGACGTGCTGGTGGATGTGTTCGCCCGTGCCCACGCGCTGCACCGCAGCGACCTCAACGCCGTCATGTGGATCACCTCGGCGGCTCGGGACGGTCACCCGCTCACGGCCGGCGAACTCGCCGCCAAGCTGGGTCTCGGGGCGTCGGCCACCACCTCGCTGATCGACCGGCTCGAAACATCGGGGCACGTCGACCGGGTCCGTGACCCGCACGACCGGCGGCGGGTCACGTTGGCGGTGCGGCCCTCCGCCCAGCAGATGGCCGTCGACTTCTTCCAGCCGCTGCGCACCCGGATCGAGGCCGCGCTGGATGGACGCGATACGAAGGAGCTGCAACTGGCCGCGGACATTCTGCGCGCCATGACCACGGCCATCGTGGACAGCCGTGAAGCCGCCCGCCAGGCCGGTGCGGCCGGATGA